From Myxocyprinus asiaticus isolate MX2 ecotype Aquarium Trade chromosome 10, UBuf_Myxa_2, whole genome shotgun sequence, the proteins below share one genomic window:
- the LOC127447255 gene encoding solute carrier family 40 member 1 codes for MDNAASKNPCCERICEFFMSAKFLIYLGHALSTWGDRMWNFAVAVFLVELYGNSLLLTAVYGLVVAGSVLLLGAIIGDWVDKNPRLKVAQTSLVVQNSAVILCGILLMAVFQFKEQLSTLYNGWLLTSCYIMVITIANIANLASTAMSITIQRDWVVVVAGDDRSKLADMNATVRIIDQLTNILAPMLVGQIMAFASHFIGCGFISGWNLFSMCLEYFLLWKVYQKTPALAMKAGQKDTDDQELKQLNVQKETGNSESPIEGSQLMNEAAEVKMVTEKKTSCCYQMTEPIRTFKEGWVAYYNQSIFFAGMSLAFLYMTVLGFDCITTGFAYTQGLNGSVLSLLMGASAISGICGTVAFTWIRKKCGLIRTGFIAGVTQLSCLMLCVASVFAPGSPFDLSVSPFEEVLKHLFGDSASLRESPTIVPTIEPQDLTNIPIFEEAPQVESYLSVSFLFAGVIAARVGLWSFDLTVTQLIQENVIESERGVINGVQNSMNYLLDLLHFIMVILAPNPEAFGLLVIISVSFVAMGHMMYFRFAYKSLRSRLFLFCSPEQKPDPNIPSLPNSV; via the exons ATGGACAACGCTGCATCTAAGAACCCTTGCTGTG aAAGAATTTGCGAATTCTTCATGTCTGCAAAATTCCTCATTTACCTCGGACATGCCTTATCAACCTGG GGGGATCGCATGTGGAATTTTGCTGTGGCCGTGTTTTTGGTGGAGCTGTATGGCAATAGTTTACTCCTGACAGCCGTGTATGGACTGGTGGTTGCAGGGTCTGTCCTCTTGCTTGGTGCTATTATTGGTGACTGGGTGGACAAAAACCCCAGACTGAAAG TGGCACAGACATCCTTAGTTGTCCAGAACAGCGCTGTAATTCTTTGTGGTATCCTTCTGATGGCCGTTTTCCAGTTTAAAGAACAGCTTTCCACATTGTACAATGGGTGGTTACTG ACATCATGCTACATTATGGTCATCACCATCGCTAACATCGCTAACCTGGCCAGCACAGCTATGTCCATCACCATCCAGAGGGACTGGGTGGTGGTTGTAGCTGGAGATGATCGGAGCAAATTGGCAG ATATGAATGCCACTGTCAGAATAATCGACCAGTTAACCAACATTCTGGCTCCAATGCTTGTGGGCCAGATCATGGCATTCGCTTCCCATTTCATCGGTTGTGGTTTCATCTCTGGCTGGAACCTGTTTTCCATGTGTTTGGAGTACTTCCTACTCTGGAAAGTCTATCAAAAGACTCCAGCACTAGCCATGAAAGCAGGGCAGAAGGACACTGATGACCAAGAGTTGAAACAACTAAACGTTCAAAAAG AGACTGGAAATAGTGAAAGTCCCATTGAAGGCTCCCAGCTGATGAATGAAGCTGCTGAGGTAAAGATGGTCACTGAGAAGAAGACTAGTTGCTGCTACCAGATGACAGAGCCCATCCGTACCTTCAAGGAGGGCTGGGTAGCCTACTACAATCAGTCCATCTTCTTTGCTGGCATGTCTCTGGCGTTCCTCTACATGACAGTGCTGGGCTTCGACTGCATCACCACAGGCTTTGCATACACTCAGGGCTTGAACGGTTCCGTACTCAGTCTTCTCATGGGAGCCTCAGCTATATCTGGCATCTGTGGAACGGTTGCCTTCACCTGGATCAGGAAGAAGTGCGGCCTGATCCGAACTGGCTTCATCGCTGGAGTGACCCAGCTCTCATGCCTAATGCTCTGTGTGGCCTCTGTTTTCGCTCCTGGAAGCCCCTTTGATCTCAGTGTCTCGCCCTTCGAGGAGGTACTTAAacatctgtttggagacagtgcttcgcTGCGAGAGAGTCCGACCATTGTTCCCACTATTGAGCCACAGGACCTGACCAACATCCCCATTTTTGAGGAAGCCCCCCAAGTGGAGTCCTACTTGTCTGTCAGTTTTCTCTTTGCTGGTGTCATTGCTGCTAGAGTTG GTCTTTGGTCCTTTGACTTGACCGTGACCCAACTCATCCAAGAGAATGTGATTGAGTCCGAGAGAGGCGTCATCAACGGTGTCCAGAACTCCATGAATTATCTTCTCGATTTACTGCACTTCATCATGGTCATCCTTGCACCAAACCCTGAGGCCTTTGGCCTTCTCGTGATCATCTCTGTTTCCTTTGTTGCCATGGGACATATGATGTATTTCAGATTTGCCTATAAAAGCCTCCGGAGTCGACTCTTCCTCTTCTGCTCACCCGAGCAGAAGCCAGATCCCAATATTCCCTCACTTCCAAATTCTGTATAA